The Acidimicrobiales bacterium genome window below encodes:
- a CDS encoding type II toxin-antitoxin system VapC family toxin has protein sequence MIVVDASVLIAHLDADDVHHDRAEALLGVTGDEPLGASRLTLAEVLVGPARAGKLGVAMTALAQLGVNGVGLDTDAPGRLAGIRAETRLKMPDCCVLLVAEQLGGRVASFDDPLVAAGRAMGLAVLEV, from the coding sequence ATGATCGTCGTCGACGCTTCGGTGCTGATCGCCCATCTTGATGCCGACGATGTCCACCACGACCGCGCCGAGGCCCTGCTCGGGGTGACCGGAGATGAGCCGCTCGGAGCCAGCCGCCTGACGCTGGCGGAGGTCCTCGTCGGACCGGCCCGCGCCGGCAAGCTCGGGGTGGCCATGACCGCCCTGGCCCAACTTGGGGTCAATGGTGTCGGGCTGGACACCGACGCGCCTGGCCGGCTTGCCGGGATCCGGGCGGAGACGAGGCTCAAGATGCCGGACTGCTGTGTCCTGCTCGTGGCCGAACAGCTGGGTGGGCGGGTGGCGAGCTTCGACGATCCCCTGGTGGCTGCGGGCCGAGCCATGGGGCTGGCTGTTTTGGAGGTCTAG
- a CDS encoding site-specific integrase, producing the protein MPANDREHRDVPVPPPPGAEGLTVRDYLIDAWLPAARSFLRPGTYSGYAVNVRAHLVPGLGPVLLVALDPVAINAFYGSLLANRDRPLAPATVRRVHATLRRALGDGVRWGYLDRNPAAGADPPWAPRREMPVWDARQVARFLRATCSDPQFELWLFYFLTGVRRGEALALRWSDVDLEAATVTIRRSLLVVDHRLQIGEPKTARGRRQIAIDPHLVEALSGLRRRQGERGAGGPDELVFARPDGRPLHPEQVTRRFNQLSDRAGLPPARLHGARHAHATLASGVDARIISARLGHSQVATTADIYQHALPGLDREAAVRIAGVVFAFEDPDAEGRAATDG; encoded by the coding sequence ATGCCTGCCAACGACCGTGAGCACCGAGACGTCCCAGTCCCGCCCCCGCCAGGGGCCGAGGGGCTGACTGTTCGGGACTACCTGATCGACGCGTGGCTGCCCGCCGCCCGGTCCTTCCTCCGCCCCGGGACGTACTCCGGCTACGCCGTGAACGTCAGGGCCCACCTGGTGCCTGGGCTGGGCCCTGTGCTCCTGGTCGCGCTCGACCCGGTCGCCATCAACGCCTTCTACGGCTCCCTGCTCGCCAACCGGGACCGGCCGCTGGCTCCCGCCACCGTGCGGCGGGTCCATGCCACGCTGCGTCGGGCTCTCGGGGACGGGGTGCGCTGGGGCTATCTCGACCGCAACCCCGCAGCGGGCGCCGATCCGCCGTGGGCACCGCGGCGGGAGATGCCGGTGTGGGACGCCCGCCAGGTGGCTCGCTTCCTGCGGGCCACCTGCTCGGACCCGCAGTTCGAGCTGTGGCTGTTCTACTTCCTCACCGGTGTCCGGCGGGGAGAGGCGCTGGCGCTGCGGTGGTCCGACGTCGACCTCGAGGCCGCCACCGTCACCATCCGGCGCAGCCTGCTCGTCGTCGACCACCGCCTGCAGATCGGAGAGCCCAAGACGGCTCGGGGCCGGCGCCAGATCGCCATCGACCCCCACCTCGTCGAGGCGCTGAGCGGCCTGCGGCGCCGCCAGGGGGAACGAGGCGCCGGTGGGCCCGACGAGCTGGTCTTCGCCCGGCCGGACGGGCGCCCGCTGCACCCCGAGCAGGTGACCCGCCGGTTCAACCAGCTCTCGGACCGGGCCGGGCTGCCCCCGGCCCGCCTGCACGGGGCCCGCCACGCCCATGCCACCTTGGCCTCGGGGGTGGACGCCCGCATCATCAGCGCCCGTCTCGGTCACAGCCAGGTGGCCACGACCGCGGACATCTACCAGCACGCGCTGCCGGGTCTCGACCGGGAGGCGGCGGTCCGCATCGCCGGCGTGGTCTTCGCGTTTGAGGACCCTGATGCCGAGGGCCGCGCCGCGACCGACGGATGA